The Marivivens sp. LCG002 genome contains a region encoding:
- a CDS encoding MoxR family ATPase: MSFKAIQTAMAGQGYVASDDLAMAVHLALTLGRPLLLEGAAGVGKTEIAKVLAAVNETKLIRLQCYEGLDASQAIYEWNYQKQLLSIRAAAESGTVTDAEARIFSEEFLLERPLLAAIRQAKSPVLLVDEIDRADEEFEAFLLEVLSDFQITIPELGTITATARPVVILTANGTRDLSDALRRRCLYAHVGYPDRQTELAILKSRCPDIEAALAGQIVGFIQSLRKEDLEKVPGIAEMLDFAAALIGLGINDLTQDPALLQATMATLLKTEVDRFNITTEITQRLAGQAA; the protein is encoded by the coding sequence ATGAGTTTCAAAGCGATCCAAACCGCAATGGCGGGCCAAGGCTATGTGGCTTCGGATGATCTGGCGATGGCCGTTCATCTTGCTCTTACCCTTGGTCGTCCTTTGCTGCTTGAAGGCGCAGCGGGCGTCGGCAAAACCGAAATCGCCAAAGTTCTGGCCGCCGTGAACGAGACAAAGCTCATTCGGTTACAATGCTACGAGGGGCTCGATGCCTCTCAGGCGATCTACGAATGGAACTATCAAAAGCAGCTCCTTTCGATCCGCGCCGCAGCCGAAAGCGGAACCGTGACCGACGCAGAGGCACGGATTTTTTCCGAAGAGTTTCTTCTTGAACGCCCCCTTCTGGCCGCAATCAGGCAGGCGAAATCGCCCGTTTTGCTGGTCGACGAAATCGACCGCGCGGACGAGGAGTTCGAAGCGTTTCTTCTCGAAGTCCTGTCCGACTTCCAGATTACAATCCCCGAACTCGGGACGATCACAGCCACCGCGCGTCCCGTCGTCATTCTCACCGCGAACGGAACCCGCGATCTGTCGGATGCACTGCGCCGCCGCTGTCTTTATGCCCATGTCGGCTATCCCGATCGTCAAACGGAACTCGCGATCCTCAAGTCGCGTTGCCCTGATATCGAAGCAGCACTTGCCGGCCAGATTGTAGGCTTCATCCAGAGCTTGCGCAAAGAGGACCTTGAAAAGGTGCCCGGCATTGCGGAAATGCTCGACTTTGCTGCCGCTCTGATCGGGCTTGGGATCAACGATCTTACTCAGGACCCCGCCCTGCTTCAAGCGACAATGGCGACCTTGCTCAAGACCGAGGTGGACCGTTTCAATATCACCACCGAGATCACCCAACGACTTGCGGGG